TTTATCCTTGATAGAAGTAGTATTATTCAATGGTTGGAATGGTCACTGAGAATTGAGAAACCATCAAATATAACAAGTTTCTACTACTAGTTTGGGAAAAATATTGGTGCAtatggaataaagtagaaaaatttaaaataaataaactaggtgtaaattttggaaaatgagtAAGAGTGCCGTTACAGAATGATAGTATGAACTAAGAATGCTTAGTTTTTTCTACCAAACATTGATAACCCAACATAATAAAAATGCATACTGCACAAGTAATCTAAAGTTTCAGGAGTATAATTTCATACTACAAAATAAAGCCAAAATATATTTTGCAGAATTACGTGGAAAAGATTGCCAAATCATAACATTCCATAAAATCTCATCATAAAGATTAACGATCCACAAATGTAGTCATTCATTCTACTACAAACAGTAACACAATAAATAGCAGACACTCCTGCTATATGGTCAGCCAACTCCAACGGCAGACGAGCAAATATTCGACTTCACAAAATCATTGCACCAATGGTTATGCTCAAAATAAATGCCAAAATAGATCATAGGAGTATTTAAGTTAGCTGAGAGATGTGAAACTGATAGTTTTCATTCTAGTGTTTAAGTGGATGATGCCTTTTCAATTACTCAGCAGAAGAACATGGAGCTGCGGACTTTCTCATTCAAGACTGGAAGCTCAGGCACAGCAGGGCCCCCTCCACCACTGTGGCTCGATGACTTGTCCGACAAGTCTTCAAACTTCAGGAACTGAGACATCTGAGCCGCAGCAAGATGAGCATAGCAGATAGGAGCCACTGCACCAAATGAAAGATCAAACATCAGAGATGGTGAAACCACAATGAGGGGAAAGCATTATTTAGTGGTTGTATGATCATTTGCTCCTAGAATTTCACATTGTTAGATTCAGATGATTGTGCATAAAATCTTATACTATGCTCTTAGAAGCTGTTTTGAatagggagtattagttttcaGATTTCTTGAATTGATCTAGACAGTTAATAATGACTACTTCCATTTCCAAACCTAGTAAATGACTCTGTAAATATACATATAACTGAATTTTGCTGCACATTATTTAACTAAAATTACCTATTGATATGGCAGTAGTGCTTCTCTGGTACCTGCAAGAAATGTAAGGATCTTTCATGTTTCTAAATGTATGATTAGGAATTCTAAAACATAAAAGCATAAACCTAGGCTTTTCTATGACTGCAAGAGACTTGAGATATGTTCTTACACATAGGACAAAGAGAGCACAAACTCCTGAAAATCATCAGGAGAGTAGCCAAGTTCATCGTAGAGAACATGATAGTGCGTGGGCCGTGTTGTTCCCTGTACATTAGTAGTCAAAAATTCAGATAACGCGCTAGCTGTTTCTAGTAAAGATGTGTTTTAGAACTCACAATCATGCCAGCATGAGCACACATATAGAAATCATTGTTTCTAGGATGGCATATTCCATTGTCAATCACCGTCCCTATAAGAATGGAATAGAGATAATAAGTATATAAAACCAGCTATGTTTCAGTTTATGTATCATGACTTGttcagagagagagatagacCTGGAGGGACATTGTCAGGAGAGTTAGCTTGGAAGATCTTGGTATGGTGGTTCTTCTGTGCCACAACCAGCATGAACTTGGGTTCCCATTTCTCATCTCTAAACTTGCAAGCCTAAATAACAATTGACAGCAACCATTTTTCTAGATTATCCATGTTGAAACTAAAATGATTCAAATGTTTAGAAGGAAAAAGATAGGCCTGGATAATCTGCTCTAGCTCAATGTTTAAGACTTGGTTGAACTGGGACTCACTCACTCCATCCCTGACATAGCATAATTTCAAATGCCAAGATTAAGATCAGTTTAAATATATGTCAAGATATTGAATGCATCTAAATAATGATAAACAGAAAAAACAACATGATGTTTAGATATTCCAAGTGATCAGTAGTTGATATTACCTGAAAATGATTATCTGTTCAGGTCTACACCCACAGCTATCATAGAAATCGTTCAGTAGCTCCCTGAAAATGCCTGCATCTTCAGTTTCAGAAGTTGGCTTGAACAGACACTCGATCATCTCAGATCTTGGCGGTTGAGTACGGACTGCTGCCCGGTATTTGGATATCAAAGGCCATTTCCTTGAACTGACAACCTAATTATCCAGCAgccaaagaaaataaacaccaaatatAATACCGTGCCTTTTTTTTCATAAACAATGACGATATGAGATTTTAAAGGAAAATTACCGCAGCAACAGAGGGGACATCTCGGCCAGGTGAACCATGGGAGACATCCATTCCTATAATAATTGTGGGTTTGCTATAAATCAGGGGTAGTGGTCTTGGAGGAGCGTTTTCTGTAGCTAAGATAGAATTCAGGCCACCAAGCTGTTGAAGGACAAGGCAAGAGTGAGCTAAACTTGTAGTCAACAAAGTGGTCTCAAAAATAGATATTGAGAAGTGAAACAACACTTTCCTTGGCATTTATCTTCAACAGCAAATTTGTCAAGTACTGGTCATTGATGCGTGTTGGCGCAATGCATTGAGTCACCACACCAAGTTCAGAAAGATTCCTCTTCTTCCAAGGGCCTTCAACATCATTTAAGAAACAAGAATTCAGTCAACAAAATGGAATTTACTTAACAGAAAAGTAAGAATGTTACCAATCTTTACCATAGAGATCAGAGTTTTTCTTCTCTGGCAGAATGCAGAGAAGAAACTGAGGGGGGCCTGGAAGTTTCGACTTGACCAAGCCAATCATATCATCAACACGGATGGGAGAAGGGCTGCGTCTTGACTGTGCCATCTCTTCGATCATTACATAAGGATCATGTATGACCTACAGGAAGAAAAGTATTGTCAAGTAGGAGAAAAATAATTGGTAAGCTTCCATAACATTCCAACTCAATACTCACTATTCCTTTCATGTTTCCACATCTGATCAAGTCTTTGCACAAGTTGTGCATATTGCACCGAGCAGAGAAGTTAACAACAGCCCATCTTTCAATTTTAACAGGCTCAACCAGTTTCTGCCAAACAAAACTTGAGATTCAGAGCTAACTCTCATACAATTTTGTACAACATTTTAAAAGAATCATACTATACCTTCTGGTTGAAGTTCCACCTTCCGTTACGTGGCGCAAAGTCCTCTCCATTGCCAACTCTTAGCTGTGATAGAAAAAATAGACGAGCTGTTAAATCTCCATTGATTCACAAGGcagatagaaaaaaaagaaagtagtAAGATCTTAATTGTCAACTCTTAACTCGGATTGAACAGAAGTACTATATCAAAGAATAGTGTATCTTGTGCAATTGAAACATGAAAATTCAATCTCAGTTGTCGCATCAAATACCTTAGGTGCTGCCAAGACACGGCCCTGAATGCGAGTAAATTCAGTGCTGATTGTAACTCCAGCCGATTGAAGAAGAGGTTCAGCAGCATAGTTGCTTTTTGACAGGCCCTACAAAATGCAGCTAACAATTGTTACAATGCTATACATAAAATTGAGAGGACATCATCACTAGGAGAAATTAGTTGAACTCACATTTTTCAAGGCATTCATCCTCTCATGAGGCTTTTGCCTAGACTTTTCTACTAGTGCAGCTCTCTGAAAATTTGACAAAGCCTTCGTATACCGTTGAAGGGATACCAAGGAGCATAGCTATAAGAAGAAACGGAAACTAGGATCATTACTTTCACACCAAGAATATGAATTCAGCTGCACCAAGTACAAACCTCAACAGGAAAGTAAGTGGGACGCTTTGGTTTTCCCACATTCAGACATGGCATTTCCCCTGAATACTTCAACTGGATATTGCGCTCATGGACAAAATAGTCATATACAGTGATCTCTACTTCTCGTGCTTCACTTCTTTGTTTCAATGAGAACCTAAACAATAAAATCATGGGGCGATTGTGAGATTACTTCTTTAGACAAAGCATGTAGCTTAAAAGATAGACTATCTTACGTTTGCTCCTTGCACACGAAGTCGCTCAAGCCGCTGATCTTGAATTCCCTATTGGAGTTAGTCGCCCGGACCCTCAGATTCTTCAGTGTCCTCTTGGCCTATTTTTTAACAGGTTAGAAATTTACAAGAATGTACAAAGCAACAGCGTAATCAGTTTATACATTACCTTAACCCAATCAATGTGTGAGGGATGATCAATTTTCTGATTGAACAGGAGAAAGTCGATGACTGGTCCAGGCCTAACGATCATCGTGGTTGATACATCTGCAAGGGAACAATGCCTTGAGACATTTGAAATGGAAAAACAACACTCATAACAGGACTACTTACCCATATTCAACGAAAGACCTCCTTGTGTTGCTCTAAAACTAGAATGGAAACCCCGGCAACCGAAGACACCACCTCCCAAGTCCACGTAGTTTCTATCATCATTGTGGAAGAAGGACTGACGCACTAGAAGGCACCCCCTGCACAGGATGTAAAAGAGTTTGAGTAACTTGAGTCACAGATAGAGAGAAGAAAAACACAATCAAGATACTCACTGTTGAGCAGCATTCTGTCTCAGAATGATATCTAGCACTCTCACAGATTCTTGAAAGTGCTCAGAATCTTGCCCCCGAAGTGCATTGGTAATGGCTTGCATTGGGATCTTTGCAGCATAGCTTATTGCCACATTGTAAGTCTTTGAACGAGGCTGCTTACGCAGACGTTTTCTATCAATGTCAGTAGGGCTGCCATCAGCTTCGGGGCTCCCTCTCCCAGTGCTCCTGTAATTGACAGAAGATCAGATTTAGCCTAAAAACTTGAGTAGCTTAAAGAAATCACTTTAGCAGAATGTTACACACCTATTTGAGGAAAGTTCATCCAAAATCACAGTAAACTCCAGTTTGTTTTGAGGCAAAGGACCGATAGTGAATAAGCTCTTCTCACCATCATACGCAAACTTTTTCCCATCCAGCTCAACAACATATGTTTCATGAAGTTTTTCTAGTATCTTTCTTCCAATTCCTTTTGCATCAACAGGGTTACCATCTTCATACTTAATCGAGACCTGCAAAATGAATTTAGGAAGCATATTTAAAATTGTTCCCAATGATAATAACAAAGGAAGAATTGATCAGTTATGAATAAATTACACTGTAGTGGTAGAAGTAGCCCTCACTCTTGGCAACAGTAACCTTAAAATGGTTAACCAAGAGGGAGATGCTTTGGCCCCTGGTGGCAAGTCCAGGTCTAGCCATGGGAACCCTTTTCCCCATAGCTACTTTCAGTGGCACAACATTGGGTGGGACCACAGGGGGAGGTGGAGGTAGCATCTCTGGTGTACCTTTCTCCATATATCTTCTCACTGATTATACAGGTAAAGATCCAGAACAGTTATAATCGTTGCAACCATAAATGCAAACTCAAATCAGCCTTGTACTAGTACTACATTCAACATATATCACATCACAGCAAATCTGAATCGGACACGTATGGCACATAAACTCAAATCATTTTTCATGCAAATAGATTAAAACTACAGTTGAAAATACATACTGCCTTGTCTTTGGACTCTCAAAAACACTTTGTTTTTTTGAACTTTAGCCTTTATCCAGAAGATAACAAGAAAATTTCTTCAGTCAAAAGAGAGAAACAGAAAAGAAAACcagaagagagagaaacatgccagaaatagaaaaaaaggaataaaaaaCGTAAAGACTGTCATGGAGACGACGGGTTTGCAGAAACTATAAATAGTACGTGAAATACAGTTGCTATATCAAggccaaaaaaacaaaatatctacGACAGAGAAAACACCAATCCACAAGATAGGTAACCATAAACAGTCATTCCCGTTGCAAAATAATGGAAAAAAACTATTCCGCTTCAAAATTCACACTCATGTACACGGCAAACGACGAAAGCAACtcacacacaaaaataaaaaaaataaaatataaaacacTCTTCCAGTTCAAAATTCACGACGATGACGAAAGGAAAAATACAGATCCAAACATTATATACCGTAGAACGAACCAAAACTAACAAACCTAGgcaaacacacacacacgtaaatttacagaaaaaaaaacatgaaatcgCATGAAACAAAATTTGCAGTGCAGAAATTACGACGACGAAAGGCAAAATATAGATCCAGACGTCATACACCGAAGCAAAAACTAAAACTAAcaaaccgatcgaaaaaaaaaattgtactccATAAATACATGTATAATCACAGCAAAAAACATGAAATACCATGAGGAAGAAAGACGCTACGAATTTTTCTCACGTTAGCGAGTGCCCTCAAAAGCAGGAACTACAGATTTTCTCTCCGACTCTTGGAGTTTTTTGCGTGTTTTCGTGTCTAAGAAGAAGAGAGGCTGTGTATGTTTTGGTGAGCTTAGAGAGAGAGGCTATATTCTCGCTcttctgtctctctctctctatttatCTGTTGGTTTTCTCTGTCATCAAAATCTCTATCGCAGATGCAAATATCGTAGACCTAATTACTAAACTGTACGTCAGGGCCAGATTCGTCTTTTACCTTCACGGATTTGTAAATTTGCGCCTAGTTTTTGGAGTGTTTGGCTAATTAAGCTTGTATATTATCTCTGATAATTTACTATAAATGTTAAATtgctaaattattttttaaattaattttatatcttGTTGTTTATAGCATCATATCATAAAAGAATAATAGAAAggaattttagttttaatagtACCTAGTCTTGTGACGAAAATGCACCCACATGGTCACTGCCACGTGATGAATTTACAGTTATATTAAGCATAGAGTGATCAAAGTCCAGAAATATTAATTACTCCTTTTGTTGATAAAGAGTTTATTAAGTGTTTGATTAATGCACAGATATCATTAATATTACCAGATGTGACGATTCAATTGTTAATTTGGCAAAAAAGTTAAAGCTCATGAATGTGGAAATTCAGCCTCTCTACTAACTGGTAACGTTTGCATGaaagaaatatcaaatatgTAAGACAATTACTCCTTTTGTTTTATTATAAGTGACTCGCCTAATTTAGACAacataaatacaataaaaaccTTTATTTTCTTAAACAATGTTTTAAGAATAAATTAGAGCAATGTCttaagaataaattaaatccaaagatATGTTTCACTGTCACATATGTCTGTATTTTAGAAAAAGGGATTCAACTTAATTAATACCACCTCCTATTTATCGGGCAGGGCCCAAATATGTCTGCTTGGACATGGGCCTAGAATAAGAATAGTAAAGGCCCATTAGTCACTGGTATGAAGGAAATAATGGCTAAAGTCATTTTTATTATGCCAATGAGTAGTATTTTGTTCAATTTATTCGAATTTTTGAAAGAATAATAGAGTATTGGGAAGTCAAAAAATTTTCTGAAAAAATGGGTAGCTATATAGGCTTTGGTCTTTGTATTGATTTTTAAGATACATAACTagatatatattaaataattaataataaataaatttttgggGTATAATTTTATCCCTTATTCCTCCTAAATGGATTCTCGCCACTAATATAGATGCATTAAAATCATAACCAAATCTCATTACATGAAGAATTATCAGTTTAAAATCAATAGATTTGAAGTTCTAATGAacataaataagaaaaataagacACACGGTAgtatttagttaattatttgAAACTATTATCTGAAGACTTGGAAAGAGATGTTTTTATGTGATAAGGTATTATTAAGGACTAAAACTACATTGTTTCTTCATTATCCTCAATCTCATACTAAGATACGACCAGAAAGCATCGCAGATCATTATAGGAGAAACAACACGATTTCAATATCCATAAAGAGAGGGATATTTCTATGCAAACATTACGGTGTAGAGCCGTAAAATGATCTTCAGACCAAACAAGATATTACATATATAATGACAATGTATTTTAACGTACTTAGATCACTCTATAATCTTCTCCATTACCTTTGACAACGGTAAAAGATATTATAGAATTCACAAGTACAAAACTCACTGGATAAGTTCAAGAGAGGTATCAGTTAGTATGTTTCTCAAAAGTATTGTAGTACTTCAGAAATGTTATTTTCAGGAAATAGTTTCTGATAGAATTGCGAACAATCCAACAATAGGTGCAACAGATAATATTAACAATAAATAGCCCCATCAAATAGTTGATCATTGAGCAAAGATTCCTCCAAAACATCAAAAGTATCACTTGTATACATAAACTCAAGAGCCTCCAATCGAAGGAAAACTAGGTCACGACTAGGTAATACAGGCGAAAGAAGAACAGCCGAATAATAAAATCAGTTGCTCAAATCCCACTTTTGCAATGCACTAAGACAACTCTGAGCTCTTCTTGTACTTGTAGTTAAATGAAAAGATACAAGTAACAACATATATAACATAACTACATGTATATATGTCCAAAAGATCAGACAAACATGTGCCCAGGTGAACCAAAATTGCCGCTCAGCTACACGATGTAATCAACACTATAACTTCGTAGAGCAGTTGCAAATTTTGGGTTCACCATAATAACCGCCCAGCTACTCCACTGCAACAACACTATAACCTCATAGAGCAATTGCAAATTCTGGGTGAACCAAATCCCAGTCCAGCTACATGATTCAATCAATAGAGAAATCGCAAATTCTGACTTTTTCAAACATTTTGagaaatcaaaagaaaataCACTGAACCCTGTTGACTACATACAGCAAGGACAAACCAGCATAGGACCTGATTccactatagcaaaaaaataTTGCGTTTTCTTCCTAGCTGAATACAAAATTGGCCATTCCTATTTCCAGTCCAAAATAAAAAGCTCAACTGGATCACACCAAAAGAGAAGCTAGTCAACCATTTAGAAAACCCCCAAATGCAATTCACATTGAACTTCTACGCCCCgcaattgaaaatttaaaatgaatcaAGCCAATCCACATCCAGAATAATCCGATCAAGCCCCACAACAAAAACCCAGAAACAATATAACTGGTAATTGCAAGAAAACGCCCAAAAATCGAGCTTTAAGCGCAACAACTCATTCAAACAGTTGAATTCCAGTTGAAACCTTCCTGCGTTGGGAAAAAAGACTTGCCTTTTTGTTTAAGAGATAATCCACGGATTTCCCCCGGCGGCGGGCAGCGGGGGCGGCGGAGATCGGTGGTGGGTGGGAGTGGTTtggaagaagaataagaaatgGAGAAACGAGCAAAACCCAGAGACTGATTTTGCTGTCTTTGTATTTTacaatattctctctctctctctcaaattatTATCGTTTACTCTTTtacttttcctttttctcttctGGATATTTGCAAGCTTAGTTAATAttagagatgcccaaggtttttGGTTCAGGCGGTTAACCGCTGAACCGAAACCACCATATTTTGAACCGAGGGCCGGTTCTGGTTCTAAATtttacgaaccgaaaccgtgccggaaccgccggttctggacggttccaaaccggaacagtgaaaaaccgtcggaaaaccgtgaaatctagctggaaccgcgaaaaaccgccggttcggaacc
This portion of the Salvia splendens isolate huo1 chromosome 10, SspV2, whole genome shotgun sequence genome encodes:
- the LOC121751164 gene encoding protein argonaute 4B-like, giving the protein MEKGTPEMLPPPPPVVPPNVVPLKVAMGKRVPMARPGLATRGQSISLLVNHFKVTVAKSEGYFYHYSVSIKYEDGNPVDAKGIGRKILEKLHETYVVELDGKKFAYDGEKSLFTIGPLPQNKLEFTVILDELSSNRSTGRGSPEADGSPTDIDRKRLRKQPRSKTYNVAISYAAKIPMQAITNALRGQDSEHFQESVRVLDIILRQNAAQQGCLLVRQSFFHNDDRNYVDLGGGVFGCRGFHSSFRATQGGLSLNMDVSTTMIVRPGPVIDFLLFNQKIDHPSHIDWVKAKRTLKNLRVRATNSNREFKISGLSDFVCKEQTFSLKQRSEAREVEITVYDYFVHERNIQLKYSGEMPCLNVGKPKRPTYFPVELCSLVSLQRYTKALSNFQRAALVEKSRQKPHERMNALKNGLSKSNYAAEPLLQSAGVTISTEFTRIQGRVLAAPKLRVGNGEDFAPRNGRWNFNQKKLVEPVKIERWAVVNFSARCNMHNLCKDLIRCGNMKGIVIHDPYVMIEEMAQSRRSPSPIRVDDMIGLVKSKLPGPPQFLLCILPEKKNSDLYGPWKKRNLSELGVVTQCIAPTRINDQYLTNLLLKINAKLGGLNSILATENAPPRPLPLIYSKPTIIIGMDVSHGSPGRDVPSVAAVVSSRKWPLISKYRAAVRTQPPRSEMIECLFKPTSETEDAGIFRELLNDFYDSCGCRPEQIIIFRDGVSESQFNQVLNIELEQIIQACKFRDEKWEPKFMLVVAQKNHHTKIFQANSPDNVPPGTVIDNGICHPRNNDFYMCAHAGMIGTTRPTHYHVLYDELGYSPDDFQEFVLSLSYVYQRSTTAISIVAPICYAHLAAAQMSQFLKFEDLSDKSSSHSGGGGPAVPELPVLNEKVRSSMFFC